A single genomic interval of Metasolibacillus fluoroglycofenilyticus harbors:
- a CDS encoding MaoC/PaaZ C-terminal domain-containing protein, which yields MLQKNRKQGRFITTLTIGEKLHITEKMDDKDLLIYLGLTNDNNPLFIQHDYAANTSFKQPIVPQIMLNGIIASAISKHMPGPGSYILEQTLKFLAPAYHYETVDFVLEIEHIDEENNEVLIAVKATNIEKALLLEGKLKVSPPRI from the coding sequence TTGCTACAAAAGAATAGAAAGCAAGGTAGATTTATAACGACTTTAACAATTGGTGAAAAGCTGCATATTACTGAGAAAATGGATGATAAAGATTTATTAATATACTTAGGTTTAACAAATGATAATAATCCATTATTTATTCAGCATGATTATGCCGCCAACACTTCTTTCAAACAACCAATTGTTCCACAAATTATGTTAAATGGTATTATCGCTTCCGCTATTTCTAAGCATATGCCAGGTCCGGGCTCATATATTTTAGAGCAAACGTTAAAGTTTTTAGCACCTGCCTATCATTATGAAACGGTTGACTTTGTTTTGGAAATCGAGCATATTGATGAAGAAAATAATGAGGTGTTAATTGCTGTCAAAGCAACAAATATTGAAAAAGCGCTTTTGCTGGAAGGGAAGCTTAAAGTATCTCCTCCTCGCATATAA
- the mdh gene encoding malate dehydrogenase, which produces MTLKRKKITVIGGGFTGATAAFLAAQKELGDVVLLDIPQAENPTKGKALDMWEAAPIQGYDSYVKGTADYADTADSDIVIVTAGVARKPGMSRDDLVQTNEKVMVSVSEQIAKYSPNATVLVLTNPVDAMTYTVYKTTGFPKNRVIGQSGVLDTARFRAFIAEELNMSVKDVTALVLGGHGDTMVPLTRYSFVGGVPIESLIAPERLEEIVNRTRNGGAEIVNLLGNGSAYYAPAAAMVEMAEAILKDQKRVLPSIAYLEGEYGYENLCLGVPTLLGANGVEKIFELELTEGEKSALDYSAQAVKSVMDVLNN; this is translated from the coding sequence ATGACATTAAAACGTAAAAAAATAACTGTAATCGGCGGAGGTTTCACTGGAGCAACAGCGGCTTTTCTAGCAGCACAAAAAGAGCTTGGAGATGTGGTGTTGCTTGATATTCCACAAGCTGAAAATCCAACAAAGGGCAAAGCGTTAGATATGTGGGAGGCAGCACCAATTCAAGGCTATGATTCCTATGTAAAAGGAACGGCTGATTATGCAGATACGGCAGACTCAGACATTGTCATTGTGACAGCGGGGGTAGCGCGCAAACCGGGTATGAGCCGTGATGATTTAGTACAAACAAACGAAAAGGTAATGGTTTCCGTATCGGAGCAAATTGCCAAGTATTCACCGAATGCAACAGTGCTTGTACTGACAAACCCTGTTGATGCAATGACATATACGGTCTACAAAACAACAGGCTTCCCAAAAAATCGTGTTATTGGACAATCAGGTGTACTGGACACAGCCCGTTTCAGAGCATTTATTGCAGAGGAATTGAATATGTCTGTAAAAGACGTAACAGCGTTAGTTTTAGGAGGGCACGGTGATACAATGGTGCCGTTAACACGCTATTCATTTGTCGGTGGTGTGCCAATTGAGTCATTAATTGCACCAGAACGTCTAGAGGAAATTGTGAACCGTACACGTAACGGTGGAGCGGAAATCGTCAACTTGCTTGGTAACGGTTCTGCCTATTATGCACCAGCGGCAGCGATGGTGGAAATGGCAGAAGCTATTTTAAAAGATCAAAAACGCGTACTACCATCAATCGCTTATTTGGAAGGTGAATATGGTTACGAGAATCTATGTTTAGGTGTACCGACATTATTAGGAGCAAATGGTGTTGAAAAAATCTTTGAGTTAGAGTTAACAGAAGGAGAAAAATCAGCGTTAGATTATTCAGCACAAGCAGTAAAATCGGTGATGGATGTTTTAAATAATTAA
- the icd gene encoding NADP-dependent isocitrate dehydrogenase: MTNGKIVVENGVLNVPNNPVIPFIEGDGIGPDIWAAASRVIDAAVEKAYNGEKKIEWLEVLAGEKAFNQTGEWLPKETLDKINEYLIAIKGPLTTPIGGGIRSLNVALRQELDLYVCLRPVRHFDGVPSPVKRPEDVDMVIFRENTEDIYAGIEYQAGSDEQKKLLNFLQTELGVNKIRFPETSGLGIKPVSQEGTARLVRAAIEYAIKHNKPTVTLVHKGNIMKFTEGGFKNWGYELAETEFADKVFTWNQYDAIKAEQGEAAANEAQAKAVAEGKIIVKDSIADIFLQQILTRPTEFDVVATMNLNGDYISDALAAQVGGIGIAPGANINYVTGHAIFEATHGTAPKYAGQDKVNPSSVLLSGVLMLEHLGWQEAADLVTKSVEKTISSKVVTYDFARLMDGATEVKCSEFANELIKNL; encoded by the coding sequence ATGACTAACGGTAAAATTGTAGTAGAAAATGGTGTGTTAAACGTACCAAACAACCCAGTAATTCCTTTCATCGAGGGTGACGGTATCGGTCCAGATATTTGGGCAGCGGCTTCTCGTGTAATCGATGCAGCTGTAGAAAAAGCATACAATGGCGAAAAGAAAATTGAATGGTTAGAAGTTCTTGCGGGTGAAAAAGCATTCAATCAAACAGGTGAATGGTTACCGAAAGAAACTTTAGATAAAATTAACGAATACTTAATCGCAATTAAAGGACCTTTAACAACACCGATTGGTGGCGGTATTCGCTCTTTAAACGTAGCATTACGTCAAGAATTAGATTTATACGTTTGTCTACGTCCAGTACGTCACTTTGATGGTGTGCCTTCTCCAGTTAAGCGTCCAGAAGACGTAGATATGGTTATTTTCCGTGAGAATACGGAAGATATTTACGCTGGTATTGAATACCAAGCTGGTTCAGACGAGCAAAAGAAATTATTAAACTTCCTACAAACTGAATTAGGTGTGAACAAAATTCGCTTCCCAGAAACTTCTGGTTTAGGTATTAAGCCTGTTTCTCAAGAAGGTACAGCGCGTTTAGTTCGTGCTGCAATTGAGTATGCAATTAAACATAACAAACCAACTGTTACATTAGTACACAAAGGTAACATCATGAAATTCACTGAAGGTGGTTTCAAAAACTGGGGTTATGAATTAGCAGAAACAGAATTTGCTGATAAAGTATTCACATGGAACCAATACGATGCAATCAAAGCTGAGCAAGGCGAAGCCGCTGCGAATGAAGCACAAGCAAAAGCTGTTGCTGAAGGCAAAATCATCGTAAAAGATTCTATTGCTGATATCTTCTTACAACAAATTTTAACTCGTCCAACTGAGTTTGACGTAGTAGCTACTATGAACTTAAACGGTGACTACATTTCTGATGCATTAGCTGCACAAGTTGGTGGTATTGGAATTGCTCCAGGTGCAAACATTAACTACGTAACTGGTCATGCAATCTTCGAGGCTACTCACGGTACAGCACCAAAATATGCTGGTCAAGATAAAGTAAACCCTTCTTCAGTATTACTTTCTGGCGTATTAATGCTTGAGCACTTAGGTTGGCAAGAGGCTGCAGATTTAGTAACGAAATCTGTAGAAAAAACAATTTCATCTAAAGTTGTAACTTACGATTTTGCACGTTTAATGGATGGTGCAACAGAAGTAAAATGTTCTGAGTTCGCTAACGAATTAATCAAAAATCTTTAA
- the citZ gene encoding citrate synthase — protein MTATRGLEGIVAAESKISSIIDDTLTYVGYNIDDLADNASFEEVVYLLWHTRLPKADELAELKQQLADNMAVPQAILDQFKTYPLNTVHPMAALRTAVSLLGVFDEEADVMDPEANYRKAIRLQAKIATVVTAFSRIRKGLEPVAPKAGLSYAANFLYMLKGEEPAEIEVEAFDKALVLHADHELNASTFTARVCVATLSDVYSGVTAAIGALKGPLHGGANEQVMKMLSEIGSIDNVEPWVQNKLDNKEKIMGFGHRVYRKGDPRAPHLRVMSEKLTKLTGKPELYDMSVKIHDMIVEQKKLPANVDFFSASVYDSLGIEHDLFTPIFAVSRTSGWVAHILEQYANNRLIRPRAEYVGPGMQKYVPIEER, from the coding sequence ATGACAGCAACACGTGGTTTAGAAGGTATCGTAGCAGCAGAGTCTAAAATTAGTTCAATTATTGATGATACACTTACATATGTAGGGTACAATATTGATGATTTAGCAGACAATGCTAGCTTTGAAGAAGTAGTTTATTTATTATGGCATACTCGTTTACCAAAAGCGGACGAGCTTGCTGAATTAAAACAACAATTAGCAGATAATATGGCTGTACCACAAGCTATTCTTGATCAGTTTAAAACATACCCATTAAACACAGTTCATCCAATGGCGGCATTGCGCACGGCTGTATCACTTTTAGGTGTGTTTGATGAGGAAGCAGATGTAATGGATCCGGAAGCAAACTACCGCAAAGCAATCCGTTTACAGGCGAAAATTGCAACTGTAGTAACAGCATTCTCTCGTATTCGTAAAGGCTTAGAGCCAGTTGCTCCAAAAGCTGGTCTTAGCTATGCAGCTAACTTCTTATACATGTTAAAAGGTGAAGAGCCAGCAGAAATCGAAGTAGAGGCATTCGACAAAGCGTTAGTATTACATGCTGACCACGAATTAAACGCATCTACATTCACAGCGCGTGTATGTGTAGCAACACTTTCTGACGTATATTCAGGTGTAACTGCTGCAATTGGCGCATTAAAAGGCCCTTTACATGGTGGAGCAAACGAGCAAGTAATGAAAATGTTATCTGAAATCGGTTCAATTGATAATGTTGAGCCATGGGTACAAAATAAATTAGATAATAAAGAAAAAATCATGGGCTTTGGTCACCGCGTATACCGCAAAGGGGACCCACGTGCACCACATTTACGTGTAATGTCTGAAAAGTTAACAAAATTAACTGGTAAACCAGAATTATATGATATGTCTGTTAAAATTCACGATATGATTGTAGAGCAAAAGAAATTACCAGCAAACGTTGACTTCTTCTCTGCGTCTGTATACGATTCATTAGGTATTGAGCATGACTTATTCACACCAATCTTTGCGGTATCACGTACTTCTGGTTGGGTTGCACATATTTTAGAGCAATATGCAAACAACCGTTTAATTCGTCCACGCGCAGAATATGTAGGACCAGGCATGCAAAAATACGTTCCAATTGAAGAACGTTAA
- a CDS encoding AI-2E family transporter, with protein MHNAHLKFLTVESIIKYLIIASYLLLSFLLLPISLALLCAYLLYPVVQLFYKKFHLPIIISITLTTVLCLVIVYQVSAILFQSLLTLIPYFKMHLDAFSEQYADLLFFPLLLEKSFSFIDSIMMTLVSIAQHTFGYLFEFFIFLIVFYFSLFESRKNRLWFFIYVPKKYRTEWQHYFKRALHIFSYFLFVSLQLFIMTFVLLSVGFYLLRFENPISKALLISFADALPFFGIGIFLIPLIIYFFIIGQKWLSIALIALYLFIQLSRQLVESIVWASTFQLRMVHSFVISAASILLFGVYGILLSPFFLLIAVKMREKSIFAR; from the coding sequence GTGCACAATGCTCATTTGAAGTTTTTAACAGTTGAAAGCATAATAAAATATCTCATTATTGCTAGTTATTTATTACTGTCATTTCTTCTATTACCAATTTCTCTTGCCCTGCTCTGCGCTTACTTGCTGTATCCAGTTGTCCAACTTTTTTATAAGAAATTTCACCTTCCGATTATCATTAGTATCACTTTAACGACAGTCTTATGTTTAGTCATTGTTTATCAAGTATCTGCTATTCTATTCCAAAGCTTATTAACACTCATTCCTTATTTTAAAATGCATTTAGATGCTTTTTCAGAACAATATGCTGATTTATTATTTTTCCCACTATTGCTTGAAAAATCATTTTCTTTTATTGATTCAATAATGATGACGCTCGTTAGCATTGCTCAGCATACTTTTGGCTATTTATTTGAATTTTTCATATTTCTTATTGTCTTTTATTTTTCCTTGTTCGAGTCAAGGAAAAATCGCTTATGGTTTTTTATTTATGTACCGAAAAAATATCGCACTGAGTGGCAGCATTACTTCAAACGCGCTCTTCATATTTTTTCTTATTTTTTATTCGTATCACTCCAACTTTTTATAATGACTTTCGTTTTATTAAGTGTTGGATTTTACTTGTTACGCTTTGAAAATCCGATTAGTAAAGCATTATTAATATCCTTTGCTGACGCATTACCGTTTTTCGGCATCGGCATTTTTCTTATTCCATTAATCATTTACTTTTTTATTATTGGACAAAAGTGGCTGTCTATTGCACTCATCGCACTCTACCTTTTCATTCAATTATCGAGGCAGCTTGTAGAATCCATCGTTTGGGCATCAACATTTCAATTGCGCATGGTGCATTCCTTCGTAATTAGTGCTGCCTCTATTTTATTATTCGGTGTATATGGTATTCTGCTCAGTCCGTTTTTCTTGCTAATTGCAGTAAAAATGCGCGAAAAATCTATTTTTGCTCGATAA
- a CDS encoding FxsA family protein, with protein sequence MQKLLLMLIALSFAEIATFIIVGKLLGVFVTLLLVVATSAIGAFILKNKGLASFQSIQQSMAQGKPPGVAMVEAFALFISGVLLLLPGFLTDIIGLVLLMPFSRNLMKPLIFNWVRKKMKSTQIIIEQK encoded by the coding sequence ATGCAAAAATTATTGCTTATGCTGATTGCGCTAAGCTTTGCAGAAATTGCGACATTTATTATTGTTGGTAAGCTACTTGGCGTCTTTGTAACATTGCTATTAGTTGTCGCAACAAGTGCAATCGGTGCTTTCATTTTGAAAAATAAAGGACTTGCTTCCTTCCAGTCAATTCAACAGAGCATGGCGCAGGGAAAGCCACCTGGCGTAGCGATGGTAGAGGCATTTGCACTATTTATTAGCGGAGTATTATTATTATTGCCGGGCTTTTTAACAGATATTATCGGATTAGTATTGCTGATGCCGTTTTCGAGAAATTTAATGAAGCCGCTTATTTTTAATTGGGTACGAAAAAAAATGAAGAGCACTCAAATTATTATCGAGCAAAAATAG
- the pyk gene encoding pyruvate kinase gives MRKTKIVCTIGPASESPEMLEKLIEAGMNVARLNFSHGTHEEHAVRIAAIRDAAENVGKPIGILLDTKGPEIRTHTMENGELHLVTGQVIDISMTEVVGTATSFSVTYAELIDDVNQNDIILLDDGLIELRVLAKDTEKGLIHTIVENAGVLKNKKGVNVPGVSIKLPGITEKDAQDILFGIEQGIDFIAASFVRTASDVLEIRELLEQNNGGHIQIIPKIENQEGVDNIDEIIQVSDGLMVARGDLGVEIPAEEVPLVQKSLILKCNQAAKPVITATQMLDSMQRNPRPTRAEASDVANAIIDGTDAIMLSGETAAGLYPLESVQTMNKIAERTEQSLDYRSIVAMRSREKEANMTEAISQAVAYTSINLGVKAVLAPTESGNTAKMIAKYRPGVPIVAVTGSKNSAQLLTLVWGVNPILCQRVKTTDEILELSVDESLKHGFVDHGDVVVITAGVPVGEAGTTNLMKVHVIGDLLARGQGVGKASVVGRAVVASNAAEALAYDTEGAILVTIGTDREMMPAIEKCAGIITEEGGLTSHAAVVGLSLGIPVIVGVKDALELIRQGQEITMDAETGVIYKGHASVL, from the coding sequence ATGAGAAAAACAAAAATAGTATGTACGATTGGACCGGCAAGTGAATCTCCAGAAATGTTAGAAAAGTTAATTGAAGCAGGTATGAACGTTGCGCGCTTGAACTTTTCACATGGCACGCATGAAGAACATGCTGTGCGTATTGCGGCAATTCGTGATGCGGCTGAAAATGTAGGGAAGCCTATCGGAATTTTATTAGATACAAAAGGACCAGAAATTCGTACACATACGATGGAAAATGGTGAGCTACATTTAGTGACAGGTCAAGTAATCGATATTTCAATGACAGAGGTTGTTGGAACAGCAACTAGCTTTTCTGTTACATATGCAGAATTAATCGATGATGTAAACCAAAATGATATTATTTTATTAGATGATGGTTTGATTGAGCTACGTGTATTAGCTAAAGATACTGAAAAAGGTTTAATCCATACGATTGTGGAAAACGCAGGGGTATTAAAAAATAAAAAAGGTGTTAACGTTCCGGGCGTATCGATTAAGCTACCAGGTATTACAGAAAAGGATGCACAAGATATTTTATTCGGTATTGAGCAAGGCATCGATTTTATTGCAGCGTCCTTTGTACGTACAGCAAGTGATGTGTTGGAAATTCGCGAGCTACTAGAGCAAAATAACGGCGGGCATATTCAAATTATCCCTAAAATTGAAAACCAAGAGGGCGTGGATAATATCGATGAAATTATCCAAGTGTCGGACGGTTTAATGGTTGCACGTGGGGATTTAGGTGTTGAAATCCCTGCTGAGGAAGTGCCGTTAGTACAAAAATCGCTCATTTTAAAATGTAATCAAGCAGCAAAGCCTGTTATTACGGCAACACAAATGTTAGATTCTATGCAGCGTAATCCACGTCCAACGCGTGCTGAGGCAAGTGATGTGGCTAATGCCATCATCGATGGTACAGACGCTATCATGCTTTCTGGTGAAACAGCAGCGGGGCTTTACCCATTGGAATCTGTACAAACGATGAATAAAATTGCAGAGCGAACAGAGCAATCATTAGATTATCGCTCAATTGTTGCGATGCGCAGTCGTGAAAAAGAAGCAAATATGACAGAGGCAATTTCGCAAGCGGTAGCTTATACGTCAATTAATTTAGGCGTAAAGGCAGTGTTAGCACCAACAGAAAGTGGAAATACTGCAAAAATGATTGCTAAATACCGCCCAGGTGTACCAATTGTAGCGGTGACTGGCTCTAAAAATTCTGCACAGCTTTTAACATTGGTATGGGGTGTAAACCCAATTTTATGTCAACGTGTAAAAACAACAGACGAAATTTTAGAGCTATCTGTTGATGAATCATTAAAGCATGGCTTTGTTGACCACGGTGATGTTGTTGTTATTACAGCAGGTGTACCTGTTGGAGAAGCTGGTACAACTAATTTAATGAAAGTGCATGTTATCGGTGACTTACTTGCACGTGGTCAAGGTGTTGGTAAAGCATCCGTAGTAGGAAGAGCAGTAGTTGCGAGTAATGCAGCAGAGGCATTAGCATATGATACCGAGGGAGCCATTTTAGTAACAATTGGCACAGACCGCGAAATGATGCCTGCTATAGAAAAATGCGCGGGTATTATTACTGAGGAGGGCGGCTTAACAAGCCATGCGGCAGTTGTAGGTCTAAGCCTTGGAATTCCTGTTATTGTAGGCGTAAAAGATGCACTTGAATTGATTCGCCAAGGGCAAGAAATTACGATGGACGCTGAAACGGGTGTTATTTATAAAGGACACGCAAGCGTTTTATAA
- the pfkA gene encoding 6-phosphofructokinase: MKKIAVLTSGGDAPGMNAAIRAVVRKAHYHKIDVVGVYYGYEGLYNGNFEPLDLGSVGGIIQRGGTMLYSARFPEFKEDDMQNKAIEHLRAEGIEGLVVIGGDGSYRGAMSLTDKGFPCVGIPGTIDNDIPGTEYTIGFDTALNTAVEAIDKIRDTATSHENTFIVEVMGRNAGDIALWTGLAAGAESVLIPEEEFNLEDIIARLERSAARGKRHSIIIVAEGVMPGHKLGKILEQRTGVQIRVSVLGHMQRGGAPSARDRVLAGRLGARAVELLLEEKGGRAVGIRNHAIVDYDLKEAYENKHMADVSLYTLSKELSI, from the coding sequence GTGAAAAAAATAGCTGTTTTAACAAGTGGAGGAGATGCGCCAGGGATGAATGCTGCCATTCGTGCCGTTGTCCGAAAGGCGCATTATCATAAAATAGATGTAGTAGGTGTTTACTACGGCTATGAAGGGCTTTATAATGGTAATTTCGAGCCGCTTGATTTAGGCTCGGTAGGTGGCATCATTCAACGTGGTGGCACAATGCTTTACTCGGCTCGTTTTCCTGAATTTAAAGAGGATGACATGCAAAATAAAGCAATTGAGCATTTACGTGCTGAAGGGATTGAAGGTTTAGTTGTAATCGGTGGTGACGGTTCATATCGTGGTGCAATGAGCTTAACTGATAAAGGTTTTCCGTGCGTAGGCATTCCTGGAACGATTGATAATGATATACCTGGTACAGAGTACACAATTGGCTTTGACACAGCACTTAATACAGCGGTTGAAGCAATTGATAAAATTCGTGACACAGCGACAAGTCATGAAAATACATTTATTGTGGAAGTAATGGGACGTAATGCGGGTGATATAGCCCTTTGGACAGGCTTGGCAGCTGGGGCAGAATCCGTGCTTATTCCTGAGGAAGAGTTTAATCTTGAAGATATTATTGCGCGTTTAGAGCGAAGTGCTGCTCGTGGTAAACGCCATAGTATTATAATTGTTGCAGAAGGTGTAATGCCTGGACATAAGCTAGGTAAAATTTTAGAGCAGCGAACAGGTGTACAAATTCGCGTGTCGGTGCTAGGTCATATGCAAAGAGGTGGTGCACCATCTGCTCGTGACCGTGTATTAGCTGGAAGGCTTGGAGCGAGAGCGGTAGAGCTTCTTCTAGAGGAAAAAGGAGGACGCGCTGTAGGCATCCGAAACCACGCTATCGTGGATTATGATTTAAAAGAGGCATATGAAAATAAACATATGGCGGATGTAAGCCTGTACACATTATCAAAGGAATTATCGATTTAA
- a CDS encoding branched-chain amino acid aminotransferase, producing the protein MSSTNTITTQLTLTPKQKPTAEQRGFGKYFTDHMFMMDYTLGQGWHNARIIPYQPISLDPSAMIFHYGQSVFEGMKAYKTADGDIQLFRPERNFKRLNASNERLCIPTIDEQFALEALKQLLAIDREWVPSEPGASLYIRPYIFASEPFLGVAPAKNYHFIIIMSPVGAYYSEGINPVKIVVEKQYVRAVVGGTGEAKTGGNYASGLKAQELASEEGYSQILWLDGKENRYIEEVGSMNIFFKINGKVITPALNGSILPGITRDSMLHLLKSNNFDVEERRITIDEIVQAFEEGTLEEAFGTGTAAVISPIGQLKWQDMKLTVNDGQIGEVTKMLYDTLTGIQNGTVEDKFDWIVKL; encoded by the coding sequence ATGTCGTCAACGAACACAATTACAACACAACTAACTTTAACACCGAAACAAAAGCCTACTGCTGAACAACGAGGCTTCGGTAAATATTTTACTGACCACATGTTTATGATGGATTATACGCTTGGGCAAGGATGGCATAATGCACGTATCATTCCGTATCAGCCAATTTCACTTGACCCGTCTGCAATGATTTTCCATTATGGACAATCTGTATTTGAGGGCATGAAGGCTTATAAAACGGCTGATGGTGACATTCAATTATTCAGACCAGAGCGCAATTTTAAGCGTTTAAATGCTTCGAATGAACGCTTATGTATTCCGACGATTGATGAACAATTTGCCCTTGAAGCGTTAAAGCAACTGCTTGCGATTGACAGAGAGTGGGTGCCGAGTGAGCCGGGGGCATCGCTTTATATTCGACCGTATATTTTTGCATCGGAGCCGTTTTTAGGCGTTGCACCAGCTAAAAACTATCATTTCATTATTATTATGTCTCCAGTTGGGGCCTACTATAGTGAAGGTATTAATCCAGTGAAAATTGTAGTTGAGAAGCAATATGTTCGCGCTGTAGTAGGTGGCACGGGTGAAGCGAAAACAGGTGGTAACTACGCAAGCGGCTTAAAGGCGCAGGAGCTTGCAAGCGAGGAAGGATACTCGCAAATTTTATGGTTAGATGGTAAGGAAAACCGCTATATTGAAGAAGTAGGGAGTATGAATATTTTCTTCAAAATTAATGGAAAAGTGATTACGCCAGCTTTGAATGGCAGCATTTTACCAGGGATTACGCGGGACTCCATGCTACATTTATTAAAATCAAATAATTTTGATGTTGAAGAGCGTCGTATTACAATTGATGAGATTGTGCAGGCATTTGAAGAAGGTACTTTAGAAGAGGCTTTCGGCACAGGAACGGCTGCGGTTATTTCGCCTATCGGGCAATTAAAATGGCAAGATATGAAGCTCACTGTCAATGATGGGCAAATCGGTGAAGTAACAAAAATGCTTTATGATACGTTAACAGGTATTCAAAACGGCACAGTAGAAGATAAATTCGACTGGATTGTAAAGCTATAA
- the accA gene encoding acetyl-CoA carboxylase carboxyl transferase subunit alpha: MSKIMPFEEPVIKLREKIDELKHIAQDADVDMSGEIEKLEVRLEQLEKSIYSNMAPWDRVQVARHPERPTTLAYIDAIFEDFIELHGDRLFGDDEAIVGGIASFNGQPITIIGHQRGKTTKENIRRNFGMPHPEGYRKALRLMKQAEKFKRPIICFIDTKGAYPGKAAEERGQSEAIARNLIEMAGLKVPVISIVIGEGGSGGALALGVANRILMLENSTYSVISPEGAASILWKDASLAKQAAEAMKITAPDLMDMKIIDAIIPEVAGGAHRDVVKQASAMREHLTTTLEELTVLNAEELVQDRYEKFKAIGQFIEN, translated from the coding sequence ATGTCTAAAATTATGCCATTTGAAGAGCCTGTTATTAAACTACGAGAAAAAATTGATGAATTAAAACATATTGCACAAGATGCAGATGTAGATATGAGCGGTGAAATCGAGAAGCTAGAAGTACGCCTCGAGCAATTAGAAAAATCTATTTATTCGAATATGGCGCCGTGGGATCGTGTACAAGTCGCGCGACATCCTGAGCGTCCTACGACATTAGCTTATATCGATGCTATTTTCGAGGATTTTATTGAGTTGCATGGTGACCGTTTATTTGGAGATGATGAGGCAATCGTTGGCGGAATCGCATCGTTTAATGGGCAGCCAATTACGATTATTGGGCATCAACGCGGAAAGACGACAAAGGAAAATATTCGACGTAACTTTGGTATGCCGCATCCTGAAGGTTACCGAAAAGCGTTGCGCTTAATGAAGCAGGCGGAGAAATTCAAACGCCCTATTATTTGCTTTATTGATACAAAGGGCGCATATCCTGGTAAGGCTGCTGAGGAGCGTGGTCAGAGTGAGGCAATTGCACGTAATTTAATTGAGATGGCAGGTTTAAAAGTACCTGTTATTAGCATTGTGATTGGTGAAGGAGGAAGTGGTGGAGCGTTAGCGTTAGGTGTGGCAAATCGTATTTTAATGCTTGAAAATTCCACATACTCCGTTATTTCGCCAGAGGGAGCAGCGTCTATTTTATGGAAGGATGCGAGCTTAGCAAAACAGGCAGCAGAAGCAATGAAAATTACAGCACCAGACTTAATGGACATGAAGATTATCGATGCTATTATTCCTGAGGTAGCAGGTGGCGCACATCGAGATGTTGTGAAGCAAGCAAGCGCAATGAGGGAGCATTTAACAACTACTCTTGAGGAATTAACAGTATTAAATGCAGAGGAACTTGTGCAGGACCGCTATGAAAAATTCAAAGCGATTGGTCAATTTATTGAAAATTAA